The DNA window AATGAGCATAGCTGAAGCCTCCGGCATCCCGGTCACGCGCCGGCCGCTGGTGCCGCCCAGCCCGCCGCGCGCGCCCGACACCATGAACATGTTCGGGCGGATGGCGGTGATGCGCCAGAGCGTGATCGCAACTTGGGGGCAGCGCGCTTACGAGGAAGAAATCATCCAGGGCCGCTTCTTCGGGCACAGCAGCTTTATTCTCAATACGCCCGACGCGATCCGGCATGTCCTGGTCGACAATTACGAGAACTACACGCGAACGCCAGCCGGCATCCGGGTGTTGCGGCCGGTGCTTGGCGAAGGCCTGCTGATATCAGCGGGTCGTGCCTGGAAGCACCAGCGCAGAACGCTGGCGCCGGCCTTCACGCCGCGCGCGGTGGCGTCGCTGGTTCCACACATGATCGCGGTGTCGGAAGAAACGGTAGCCAAGCTCGAAGCGACGGTCGGCGAGCCGGTCGATCTGCGCGAGGCGATGCAACGGATGACACTCGAAATCGCCGGCCGCACGATGTTTTCGTTCGGCATGGGCCGTCACGGTCCGGTATTGCGCGACTTCGTGATGGAGTACGGCGCGCGGCTGGCGCGGCCGCATTTCCTCGATCTGGTGCTGCCGCTGAACTGGCCCAGCCCGCAGGATTTCTCCCGCGCCCGGTTCCGCAAGCGATGGACGCAATTCGTCGCCATGCTGATGGCCGAACGCCGGGCCGCCGGCGAGAACGAAGATGCGCCGCCGCGCGATCTGTTCGATCTGATGGTCGCCGCGCGCGATCCCGAAACCGGCGAATCCTTCAGCGACGGACAGCTCGGCGATCAGGTCGCGACCATGATTCTCGCCGGCCACGAAACCACCGCGACCGCGCTGTTCTGGTCGTTGTATCTGCTCGCGCTCGATCCCGCGAGCCAGCACGAACTGGCCGCTGAGGTGCAGCGCGCAACCGTCGACGGCGCGCTCGATCTCGATCGGCTGAAATTTACCCGTGCGGTGGTCGATGAGACCATGCGGCTCTACCCGCCGGCGTTTTTGATCGCGCGCGCCGCCGCTTCGCCGGATACGATCGCAGGCCTGCCGGTCAGGAAGAAGGACGTGATCCTGATTGCGCCGTGGCTGCTGCACCGGCATGAAAAGCTGTGGCGCGATCCGAACGCCTTCATCCCGTCGCGATTCATGGCGGGCACGCCACCGCCGGATCGCTTTGCCTACCTGCCGTTCGGCGTCGGCGCGCGGGTCTGCATCGGCGCGCATTTTGCTCTGGTTGAAGCAACCCTGGCGCTGGCCAAGTTGATCGGCGCCTTTCGCGTCGAACTGCTCGACAAGGAGCCGATCATGCCGATCGGCGTGGTAACGACGCAGCCAGATCGCTCGCCAATGTTCCGTATCGCACGCCGCTGACAAAACCGTCATTTGGACGCGGTGGTAATCTGCTCTAAACTGCGGGGATGAGCGACAGCCAGGCCCAGTTTTCGGTGCTGAGGCAGACCGCCGATCCCAAGGTGGCCGATGCGATCCGCGAGCTGATCGAAACCGGCGAGGACCACGAACTCAACCGGATCAACGCTCTGGATTTTTCGGCGCGGACCGGGCTCGACGAAGAGCGTGTGATTTCCGGCTTCCTGCATGCATCGCGGCTCGGGCTGTTCGATCTCACCTGGAACGTGCTGTGCCCCGGCTGCGGCGGCGTACTCGATGCCCACTCGACCCTGAAGTCGCTGCGTCACGACGACTATCATTGCGGGCTGTGCGCCTGCGGCTATGAGGCCTCCGTCGACGAGCAGGTCGAGGTGGCCTTTACCGTCAGTTCCCGGGTCAGGCGCATCGCCGCGCACGATCCCAACGCGCTGCCGATCTGGGAATATTTCAAGCAGATCTTCTGGAGTTCGGGCGTCGATCTCAACTCGGAATCGTTCGCGTCGCTGACCGACGAGGTGGTGCTGGATGCGCTCGAATTGCCGCCGCACGAGAAGGCGCTGCTGTCGCTGCAGCTGCCGGCGGAATTCATCATCGTATTCGAGCCGGTGACGCATGCCGCGCAATTCATCGATGTGCAGGGCGAGCCGACCAAGGAGCGTCAGCAGCTGTCGCTGATCTACAACAAGATACAGGCGCCGGTCGGAACCATGACGTTGCATCCGGGACCGCTGCGGCTGTCGCTCGACAACCAGACCGACGTGCGGGTGCTGCCCTCGGTCTTCATCGCGGCGGATGCGCTCCATCGCCTGATCGGCAAGCGCAAACCGTTCCTGACCGCCAAGCGGATGCTGACCAATCAGACCTTCCGCGACGTCTACAAGGCCGACAATCTCAACATCGATCAGCGCCTCAAGATAACGTCGCTGACGTTCCTGTTCACCGATCTCAAGGGCTCCACCGCGCTGTACGAGCGGGTCGGAGATCTCGCCGCATTCGATCTGGTGCGCGCGCATTTCCACGCCCTTCTGGAGATCATCTCTTCCGAGAAGGGCGCGGTGGTGAAGACGATCGGCGATGCCGTGATGGCAACCTTCATCAAGCCCGAGCATGCGCTGGCCGCGGGCTTGCGGATGCGCGCGGCCATGGAGGCGCTGAACGCCGAGCGCGGTACCAAGGATCTCGTGGTCAAGATCGGCATCCACGAAGGCCCGTGCCTCGCCGTCATGCTCAACGAGCGGCAGGATTATTTCGGTCAGACCGTCAATATCGCAGCCAGGGTTCAGGGCCTGTCGACCTCGCACGCGATCCACATCACGGGACCGGTGATCGACGCCCCCGCCGTGACCGCCATCCTGGACAAGGAAGCGATTACGCCGATTCAAAAGCAGGCGGCGCTGCGCGGCATTGCCGACAAGATGGTCGTCTATGAGATCCCCTGAGATTGCCTAAACGTAATGCTCGCGGCTGAAACAGGGATGGCGCAGGCGGATTTTCCAACCCATATATTGGCGATACGCCGATTCGGCGGCCAACGGACCCACAAGATTTCGGTAGGAAGTGATGCTGGACGGACTACGCCAATTCATCGCCGACGTTGTTTCCCCCGCGGCGCACGCAGATCGGAGATTTGACGATACCGGGTATCGTTTGGCGGCGACGGCGCTGCTGATTCACGTCATTTCGATCGACGGTGAACCCTCCGACAATGAAAAGCGCAAGCTTCACAGCCTGATCGAAAGCCGTTTCGGGCTTGATCCCGGCACGGCGGATCAGTTGATCGCGTCGGCCATGCTGGTCGAGGGCGAGGCCGTCGATCTCTATCATTTCACCAGCGTCATCATGCGTTCGGTGGATGAGGAAGGCCGACGCCGCATCGTCGAGATGATGTGGGAGCTGGCCTTTGCCGACGGCCAGGTCAGCGAGTTCGAGGATAACGTGGTCTGGCGCGCCGCCGATCTGTTGGGCGTGTCTTCACGCGATCGGATTGAACTCAAGCATCGGATTGCCGGCAGGCAATCCGCGCCGGTCGCAGGCAGCTGAGTTTGGCCTGCGCCGCGTCAATCTGACACGCCGCGGACGGGCATTTCGAGCCGTCGATTGCACGGCGCCGGACATGACGAAATTTTAATGTCCCCCGATAATTAGCCGCTGACCGGCGCGTTTAGCCCCATTGCAGCTGTTCGATTTCACAGCACGGTGCGTTTGACCACGCCGATATGCTTGCAGGTGACTTGCATCCCCTCTAATGCCTATGCTCTCGTCGAAAGCATTGGCCGCAGATCGTGGAAAATTTATTTAAGAGCATTGAATCGTGACTGAGCGTGTGACGCTGATTACCGGTGCCTCGGCGGGTATCGGCACCGAACTGGCCCGCGTTTTCGCATCGAACGGCCATCGCCTCGCCCTGGTGGCGCGACGCACGGATCGCCTGACGGCGTTGGCCGCCGAAATCGCCGCGGCCGGCGGCGCTGCGCCGATCGTGATCCCGTGCGATCTCGAACAGCCGGATGCCTGCGACAAGATCGCCGCTGTTTTGGCCGCCGCAGGGCTGGAAGTCGAATACGTCGTCAACAATGCGGGCTTCGGTTTGTTCGGCAATGCGATCGAACTGGACCGCGCCGAACAGCTCGGCATTATTGCCACCAACGTTCGCGCACTGACCGATCTGTCGCTGCGGTTTTCCGATCAGCTGATCCGGCATCGCGGCGGCATCCTCAATGTCGGCTCGATCGCGGGGTTTCTGCCGGGGCCGGGCATGGCGGTGTATTATGCATCCAAGGCCTATGTGCTGTCGTTCAGCGAAGGGCTGCGCGGCGAACTCGCCCCTCGCGGCGTGCGTGTGACCGCGCTCTGCCCGGGTCCGGTGCCATCGGAATTTCAGCGGCGGGCGGGGTTCGAACCCGGATTTGATTCCGCGATCCTGAATGTCAGCGCAGCCAAGGTCGCTCAGGCAGGGTACCGCGGGCTGATGGCGAACAAGCGGGCGGTGCTGCCCGGCCTCGGCATCAAGATTGTGCCGTTCCTGCTGCGGCTGTTTCCGCGCGGGTTTATCCTGGCGGCGGTCGGCCGTTTTCAATTGCGGAAGCGCTGATAAAGCGGTCGGGAGCCCGTTTTTGGCCCGCCATTTGCTTCTACTAAGAGGAAATTAACGATCCCTTAGCTATGATTCCGGCCTGATCGCCGCAGCAAGAAAAGTCGATGTCGTTTCAGTCGGGCAAAGCCAACGCCAAAGCCGCGCTGCATCTTCCTCCCGGAGGGGTCCAGGGTGACGCTGGGGGGCCCTCAACCGCCGAGCCTTTACTGCCGGTACTGATCGTCCTGCATCAGGAAACCTCGACGCCGGGCCGCATCGGCAATGCGTTGCGGGCGCTCGGATACGGGCTCGATATCAGGCGTCCGCGCTTTGGC is part of the Bradyrhizobium erythrophlei genome and encodes:
- a CDS encoding TerB family tellurite resistance protein, with amino-acid sequence MLDGLRQFIADVVSPAAHADRRFDDTGYRLAATALLIHVISIDGEPSDNEKRKLHSLIESRFGLDPGTADQLIASAMLVEGEAVDLYHFTSVIMRSVDEEGRRRIVEMMWELAFADGQVSEFEDNVVWRAADLLGVSSRDRIELKHRIAGRQSAPVAGS
- a CDS encoding adenylate/guanylate cyclase domain-containing protein, which gives rise to MSDSQAQFSVLRQTADPKVADAIRELIETGEDHELNRINALDFSARTGLDEERVISGFLHASRLGLFDLTWNVLCPGCGGVLDAHSTLKSLRHDDYHCGLCACGYEASVDEQVEVAFTVSSRVRRIAAHDPNALPIWEYFKQIFWSSGVDLNSESFASLTDEVVLDALELPPHEKALLSLQLPAEFIIVFEPVTHAAQFIDVQGEPTKERQQLSLIYNKIQAPVGTMTLHPGPLRLSLDNQTDVRVLPSVFIAADALHRLIGKRKPFLTAKRMLTNQTFRDVYKADNLNIDQRLKITSLTFLFTDLKGSTALYERVGDLAAFDLVRAHFHALLEIISSEKGAVVKTIGDAVMATFIKPEHALAAGLRMRAAMEALNAERGTKDLVVKIGIHEGPCLAVMLNERQDYFGQTVNIAARVQGLSTSHAIHITGPVIDAPAVTAILDKEAITPIQKQAALRGIADKMVVYEIP
- a CDS encoding SDR family NAD(P)-dependent oxidoreductase, producing MTERVTLITGASAGIGTELARVFASNGHRLALVARRTDRLTALAAEIAAAGGAAPIVIPCDLEQPDACDKIAAVLAAAGLEVEYVVNNAGFGLFGNAIELDRAEQLGIIATNVRALTDLSLRFSDQLIRHRGGILNVGSIAGFLPGPGMAVYYASKAYVLSFSEGLRGELAPRGVRVTALCPGPVPSEFQRRAGFEPGFDSAILNVSAAKVAQAGYRGLMANKRAVLPGLGIKIVPFLLRLFPRGFILAAVGRFQLRKR
- a CDS encoding cytochrome P450 — protein: MSIAEASGIPVTRRPLVPPSPPRAPDTMNMFGRMAVMRQSVIATWGQRAYEEEIIQGRFFGHSSFILNTPDAIRHVLVDNYENYTRTPAGIRVLRPVLGEGLLISAGRAWKHQRRTLAPAFTPRAVASLVPHMIAVSEETVAKLEATVGEPVDLREAMQRMTLEIAGRTMFSFGMGRHGPVLRDFVMEYGARLARPHFLDLVLPLNWPSPQDFSRARFRKRWTQFVAMLMAERRAAGENEDAPPRDLFDLMVAARDPETGESFSDGQLGDQVATMILAGHETTATALFWSLYLLALDPASQHELAAEVQRATVDGALDLDRLKFTRAVVDETMRLYPPAFLIARAAASPDTIAGLPVRKKDVILIAPWLLHRHEKLWRDPNAFIPSRFMAGTPPPDRFAYLPFGVGARVCIGAHFALVEATLALAKLIGAFRVELLDKEPIMPIGVVTTQPDRSPMFRIARR